One genomic region from Magallana gigas chromosome 3, xbMagGiga1.1, whole genome shotgun sequence encodes:
- the LOC105325754 gene encoding uncharacterized protein: MNAATFLKLTVVWILCSELVAVNVLKYLDGISGQITSPDYPGNYPNNANYTWIIRTGSRSAKVTFRIIEMNIEKWECDDYLEITELEPCCFRLLKRCGHLENYNLTGRGKKIRVSFISDESMTEKGFSLTWKVTLPPTKALPTQKMLATTTKYMVRTSKKMEVKTTAFQRTTTTPSSQVTSTVLAKIESTLTSTGLTTAGTISSTVHTMFTSAPRTTEYTTDDSTSLILIPESPSTVTKSVSSTTQDKITSTSGTTESTTDDTSTYKYTSPTASSTLKPEFPSTVDNQGRITSQSIPTKLLTTLSIKYSETKRTTPKTRSRPLTLSSTTRSSNVELTTLVFNATTNKEDKNTFDIQKVYLIIGLVVVDFLLLLVVCVCIYRRCTQTRALQKNLCQQKRDEGARDVINNANCISVHVYDDIPVDAVCELETSPEENNEEVEEQSTLYDKCWRNEYDKTQSAMDEYNRDTEHTYGTCERFYFTLEATHPRSITQTATPTTTQRDSTNVYHTLNTHFINSSQPK, encoded by the exons ATGAACGCAGCTACATTTCTCAAATTGACTGTTGTTTGGATTTTATGTTCTG AATTGGTTGCTGTCAATGTTTTGAAATACTTAGACGGCATCAGTGGTCAAATAACATCACCGGACTACCCTGGGAACTATCCCAACAATGCTAATTATACATGGATAATAAGGACGGGGAGCCGCTCAGCAAAAGTTACTTTCAGAATTATTGAAATGAATATCGAAAAATGGGAATGTGATGATTATTTAGAG ATAACGGAACTTGAACCTTGTTGTTTTCGCCTTTTAAAACGATGTGGTCATTTGGAGAATTACAATCTAACTGGTCGAGGAAAGAAAATCAGAGTATCATTCATATCAGACGAGAGTATGACAGAAAAAGGTTTCAGCCTCACATGGAAAG TAACTCTACCACCAACAAAAGCCTTACCGACGCAGAAAATGTtggcaacaacaacaaaatacatgGTTAGAACATCTAAGAAAATGGAAGTCAAAACTACTGCATTTCAGCGAACGACCACAACACCTTCATCTCAGG tTACTAGTACAGTGCTGGCTAAGATTGAATCAACACTTACGTCAACGGGATTAACTACAGCAGGCACAA TTAGTAGTACAGTGCATACGATGTTTACGTCAGCACCTAGAACAACTGAATACACTACAGATGACTCAACTTCTTTAATTCTGATACCGGAATCACCATCAACTGTGACGAAATCAG TCAGTAGTACAACGCAGGATAAGATTACATCAACATCTGGAACAACTGAATCAACTACAGATGACACAAGTACGTACAAATATACATCTCCTACAGCATCTTCAACACTGAAACCAGAGTTCCCATCAACTGTGGATAATCAGGGTAGAATAACCAGTCAATCCATTCCCACTAAACTACTAACAACTCTCTCTATAAAGTATTCAGAAACGAAGCGAACAACGCCCAAAACACGATCGCGACCGCTGACATTGTCATCGACGACGAGATCATCCAATGTTGAGTTGACAACATTAGTTTTTAATGCAACAACAAACAAAGAAGACAAGAATACATTTGATATACAAAAAG TGTACCTTATCATCGGCTTAGTTGTTGTTGATTTCCTTCTTTTGCTGGTTGTTTGTGTGTGCATTTATAGACGTTGTACTCAAACCAG aGCTCTTCAGAAAAACCTGTGTCAGCAAAAGAGAGATGAAGGAGCACGGGATGTTATCAACAACGCAAATTGCATATCAGTTCACGTTTATGACGATATCCCAGTGGATGCTGTGTGTGAATTAGAAACTAGTCCCGAGGAGAACAACGAGGAGGTTGAGGAGCAATCAACATTGTACGATAAATGCTGGAGGAATGAATACGATAAAACACAGTCAGCAATGGACGAATACAACAGAGACACTGAGCACACCTATGGTACCTGTGAGCGATTCTATTTCACTCTGGAGGCTACACACCCACGTTCAATCACTCAGACGGCGACTCCCACAACTACGCAACGAGATTCCACCAACGTTTACCACACATTGAATACtcattttataaattcaagcCAACCGAAGTAA